A genomic segment from Syntrophotalea acetylenivorans encodes:
- a CDS encoding fasciclin domain-containing protein yields MNDILSTLKEDGSFTTLLSALKKAGLEERLNEAGPITFFAPNDQAFTRINVEDLVNDLDKLKSTLSYHIVEEKIDRAGIEQTESIYTLSGKQLTVQLDVGQYKIDNAYLVATDIACSNGTIHVIDNVFLPKFSGWYCACC; encoded by the coding sequence ATGAACGACATCCTTAGCACCCTGAAAGAGGACGGTTCCTTCACCACCCTGCTGTCCGCCCTGAAAAAAGCCGGCCTGGAAGAACGACTCAACGAAGCAGGTCCCATCACCTTTTTTGCCCCTAACGATCAAGCCTTCACCCGTATCAATGTCGAAGACCTGGTAAACGACCTCGACAAACTGAAGTCGACCCTGAGCTACCATATTGTCGAGGAGAAAATCGACAGGGCGGGCATCGAGCAGACCGAGAGCATCTACACCCTGAGTGGAAAACAACTGACCGTTCAGCTGGACGTAGGCCAGTATAAGATCGACAATGCTTATCTGGTCGCTACCGACATTGCCTGCAGCAACGGCACAATTCACGTTATCGACAATGTATTTCTTCCTAAATTTTCCGGTTGGTATTGCGCCTGTTGTTGA
- a CDS encoding MalY/PatB family protein: MFDFDRIVDRSGSGSLKWDRYAGRDVLPLWVADMDFAAPPAVLAALQQRVEHGVFGYTHAPEELVEVILERLWQRHRWRVQAESLVWLPGLVVGLNVACRAVGEEGSEVLSMTPIYPPFLSAPKLSGRKLVTVPMMQEGTRWLIDFEAMEAAITPASRLLLLCSPQNPTGRVFNKQELGQLAEFCQRHDLILCSDEIHGDLVLEPDCEHLPTASLDAGIAARTITLMAPSKTFNLPGLNCAFAIITDASLRRRFQRAMAGIVPYVNLFGYVGALAAYRDSGDWRAALLDYLRDNRALVMDALGTMSGLQATCGEATYLTWVDARNTGLSEPAKFFEEAGVGLSDGAEFGAPGFLRLNFGCPRSVLEQGLERMARATNGLACSIKERR, translated from the coding sequence ATGTTTGATTTCGACCGAATCGTTGATCGCAGCGGTAGCGGTTCCCTCAAGTGGGATCGCTATGCCGGGCGCGACGTGCTGCCCCTATGGGTGGCGGATATGGATTTTGCCGCTCCTCCGGCGGTTCTCGCCGCCTTGCAGCAGCGGGTCGAGCATGGCGTGTTCGGCTATACCCATGCCCCCGAAGAGCTGGTCGAGGTGATTCTCGAGCGGCTTTGGCAGCGCCATCGCTGGAGGGTACAAGCCGAGTCGCTGGTCTGGTTGCCGGGTCTGGTGGTGGGGTTGAACGTTGCCTGCCGGGCGGTGGGAGAAGAGGGTAGTGAAGTACTGTCCATGACGCCTATTTATCCACCCTTTCTGTCCGCACCGAAATTGTCGGGTCGCAAACTGGTAACGGTGCCGATGATGCAGGAAGGAACCCGGTGGCTGATCGATTTCGAAGCGATGGAGGCCGCCATTACTCCGGCAAGTCGCCTGTTGTTGCTCTGTAGCCCTCAAAATCCAACCGGACGGGTCTTTAACAAGCAGGAACTCGGACAACTGGCCGAGTTCTGCCAGCGCCACGATCTGATTCTCTGCTCCGACGAAATCCACGGCGACCTGGTGCTTGAACCGGACTGTGAACATTTGCCCACGGCCTCCCTCGACGCCGGGATAGCCGCTCGCACCATCACCCTCATGGCTCCGAGCAAAACCTTCAATCTGCCCGGTCTCAACTGTGCCTTTGCCATCATCACCGACGCAAGCCTGCGCCGCCGTTTTCAGCGGGCCATGGCCGGCATCGTGCCTTACGTTAATCTGTTCGGCTATGTCGGTGCCCTTGCCGCCTACCGTGACAGCGGTGATTGGCGCGCGGCATTGCTCGATTACCTACGTGACAACCGGGCGCTGGTGATGGACGCCCTGGGGACCATGTCCGGCTTGCAGGCCACCTGCGGTGAAGCGACCTATCTGACCTGGGTCGACGCTCGTAACACCGGTCTCTCAGAACCGGCAAAATTCTTCGAGGAGGCCGGCGTCGGCCTCTCCGATGGCGCTGAATTTGGTGCGCCCGGTTTTCTACGTCTAAATTTCGGCTGCCCGCGCTCTGTGCTCGAACAAGGTCTGGAACGTATGGCACGTGCGACGAACGGTCTGGCCTGCAGTATTAAGGAGCGTCGATGA
- a CDS encoding lysophospholipid acyltransferase family protein: MKKKRTFKNIFENALFLPLYVLVRHLPRKAALWLGAGFGRLLGRFMSSKRRIATNNMAKAFPELSEAELRQRINAMFVHIGKSVMEMLRLDLFRKTDLGDIFHVKGLENLQQAYDCNRGVIVLSGHVGFWEVGTFLFPMLGFPFDFVGKRMKNPLADRFITRLRESAGGRCIDSKSGARKVLKSLNEKRGVAVLIDQHRSSREGVAVPFFNRPAMTTPIISRLAMKYQIPVVPVFSYRTADDNYDVEIQPMFFLQDEPESSVEENTALLTSIIEEAIRKDETQWLWLHRRWR; the protein is encoded by the coding sequence ATGAAAAAAAAGCGCACCTTTAAAAATATCTTTGAAAACGCCCTGTTTTTGCCCCTCTACGTCCTTGTCCGGCATCTGCCCCGCAAGGCCGCCCTCTGGCTTGGTGCAGGGTTCGGCCGGCTACTGGGCCGGTTCATGTCCAGCAAACGTCGAATCGCCACCAACAATATGGCCAAGGCCTTTCCCGAATTGAGCGAGGCCGAACTTCGGCAGCGGATTAACGCCATGTTCGTTCACATCGGCAAAAGCGTCATGGAGATGCTGCGTCTCGACCTTTTTCGCAAAACGGATCTTGGAGATATCTTTCATGTCAAGGGGCTGGAGAATCTTCAGCAGGCTTATGACTGCAATCGCGGCGTGATTGTGTTGAGCGGCCACGTCGGCTTCTGGGAAGTCGGTACCTTTTTATTCCCCATGCTCGGTTTTCCCTTCGATTTTGTGGGCAAGAGGATGAAAAACCCCCTGGCTGACCGATTTATTACCCGGCTGCGGGAGTCGGCTGGCGGGCGTTGTATCGACAGCAAGAGCGGAGCGCGAAAAGTCCTCAAATCTCTGAATGAGAAAAGGGGGGTGGCCGTATTAATCGATCAGCACCGCAGCTCCAGAGAAGGGGTGGCGGTACCGTTCTTCAATCGCCCGGCCATGACCACCCCAATTATCAGCCGTCTGGCGATGAAGTACCAGATTCCGGTGGTACCGGTTTTTTCCTATCGTACCGCCGATGATAATTACGATGTCGAAATCCAGCCGATGTTCTTTCTACAAGATGAGCCTGAATCTTCAGTAGAAGAGAATACTGCTCTGCTGACCTCGATTATCGAAGAGGCCATACGTAAAGATGAGACGCAGTGGCTCTGGCTTCATCGGCGCTGGCGCTGA
- a CDS encoding YiiD C-terminal domain-containing protein, with amino-acid sequence MYQQALRELNERFIRQIPLTDHMGLEISSWDGSALRMDAPLKPNRNDKGTGFAGSIASLATFAGWALITLAVEERCGAAEVAVYRSEISYRRPIDGDFYALCQLPKEVELTGFWQTLKQTGKSRLELAVTVFQDGEERVRFQGPT; translated from the coding sequence ATGTACCAACAAGCGCTCAGGGAACTCAACGAGCGATTTATCCGGCAGATTCCCTTGACCGATCATATGGGGCTGGAGATCAGTTCTTGGGACGGTTCTGCCCTTCGGATGGACGCGCCGCTGAAGCCCAACCGCAACGATAAAGGTACTGGTTTCGCCGGCAGCATCGCAAGTCTGGCGACTTTTGCCGGTTGGGCGCTTATTACTCTGGCGGTAGAGGAGCGCTGCGGAGCGGCGGAAGTGGCGGTCTATCGCAGCGAGATCAGTTACCGGCGGCCAATCGATGGCGATTTTTACGCCTTATGTCAGTTGCCCAAAGAGGTTGAACTGACAGGTTTTTGGCAAACGCTGAAGCAAACCGGCAAGAGCCGGCTGGAACTGGCGGTGACTGTATTTCAAGACGGCGAAGAGCGAGTGCGGTTTCAGGGGCCTACGTAG
- a CDS encoding ATP-dependent helicase has translation MPLSNLNEQQRAAVCHVDGPLLLLAGAGSGKTRVITCRIAHLLCTLKVPAEQVMAVTFTNKAAREMKQRTEEMVGRKRCKGMVVSTFHALCMRILKEDIDQLGYKKNFSIYGTADQTRLIRDICSGLHQGDQKIDADRILWLISDAKNGLQPPEAFRPRFDDEYGRLAAEVYPRYQRALKAFNAVDFDDLIMLTVRLLQERPAVLDKYQQRFRYLMVDEYQDTNAAQYQLLRLLSASHSNLCVVGDDDQSIYGWRGADLGNILDFEKDFPGTSLIKLEQNYRSTGNILSAANALILHNQKRKDKALWTAGGPGKPIHCICCDDGEDEARMVVESIQAERYADECRYSDFAVLFRTNAQSRAFEEQLRYDNIPYVLIGGQQFFDRKEVKDVLAYLKFLQNPQDEINLLRILNFPKRGIGTTSADHLIRHSLAENRPLWQVLKDAEEITELGDKVRAAIVDFVRLIERFRRRFQLGKLSDTARELLSDLALEEEIYRTAEDPEKGRRRADNVAEVINAMASYEEREATPSLSGFLEKVSLLDRDEPGRNDKESKLKKDAVVLMSLHASKGLEFPHVFLVGLEDDLLPHKKSVVTDIEEERRLCYVGITRAQRTLTLLHAAKRKKYGQLQVRVPSPFLEEIPKELLNRIDSDTPQPLDPDQQEQRATSFFAGIQQMLAD, from the coding sequence ATGCCTCTTTCCAATCTAAATGAGCAACAACGGGCCGCCGTATGCCACGTCGACGGACCGTTGCTGTTGCTGGCGGGCGCAGGATCCGGAAAAACCCGGGTTATCACCTGTCGTATCGCGCATCTGTTGTGTACCCTGAAGGTGCCGGCCGAACAGGTCATGGCTGTGACCTTTACCAATAAAGCAGCGCGCGAGATGAAGCAGCGCACCGAAGAGATGGTCGGGCGCAAACGCTGCAAAGGCATGGTGGTCTCTACCTTTCACGCCCTGTGCATGCGTATTCTTAAAGAGGACATTGACCAACTCGGTTACAAAAAGAATTTCTCAATCTACGGCACCGCCGACCAGACCCGGCTGATCCGCGACATCTGCTCCGGCCTGCACCAGGGTGACCAGAAGATCGATGCCGACCGGATTTTGTGGCTGATCTCCGATGCCAAGAACGGCCTTCAGCCGCCGGAGGCCTTTCGACCACGCTTCGACGACGAATACGGGCGCCTGGCCGCCGAGGTTTACCCCCGCTACCAACGCGCCCTCAAAGCCTTTAACGCGGTCGACTTCGATGACCTGATCATGCTTACCGTGCGCCTGCTACAGGAACGGCCAGCCGTGCTGGATAAATATCAACAGCGCTTTCGCTATCTGATGGTTGACGAATACCAGGACACCAACGCCGCTCAGTACCAGCTGCTGCGCCTATTGTCTGCTTCCCACAGCAACCTGTGCGTGGTAGGTGACGATGACCAGTCCATCTACGGCTGGCGAGGGGCCGACCTTGGCAACATCCTCGATTTCGAAAAGGATTTTCCCGGGACCAGCTTGATCAAGCTGGAACAGAACTATCGTTCCACGGGTAATATTCTGTCAGCGGCTAACGCCCTCATACTCCATAACCAGAAGCGCAAGGACAAAGCCCTGTGGACCGCCGGCGGTCCCGGCAAACCCATTCACTGCATCTGCTGCGACGACGGTGAAGACGAGGCCCGCATGGTGGTGGAAAGCATTCAGGCCGAGCGCTACGCTGATGAATGCCGCTACAGCGACTTCGCCGTACTGTTTCGGACCAATGCCCAGTCGCGAGCTTTTGAAGAGCAGCTGCGGTACGACAACATCCCCTATGTGCTCATCGGGGGCCAACAATTTTTCGACCGCAAGGAGGTCAAGGACGTACTGGCCTATCTCAAGTTTCTGCAGAATCCCCAGGACGAAATCAACCTGTTGCGCATCCTCAACTTTCCCAAGCGGGGCATCGGCACCACCAGCGCCGACCACCTTATTCGCCACTCCCTGGCTGAAAACCGCCCCCTCTGGCAGGTCCTGAAAGACGCGGAAGAAATCACCGAACTGGGAGACAAGGTCCGGGCCGCCATAGTCGACTTTGTACGGCTCATAGAGCGCTTTCGGCGCCGCTTTCAGCTGGGCAAGTTGAGTGATACCGCCCGCGAACTACTAAGCGACCTGGCCCTGGAAGAGGAAATCTACCGAACGGCTGAAGACCCGGAAAAGGGTCGGCGACGGGCCGACAATGTCGCCGAGGTCATCAACGCCATGGCCTCTTACGAAGAACGGGAAGCCACTCCGAGCCTGTCCGGCTTTCTGGAAAAGGTCTCTCTCCTCGACCGCGACGAACCGGGCCGTAACGACAAGGAGAGTAAACTTAAAAAAGATGCGGTCGTACTCATGAGTCTGCATGCCAGCAAGGGTCTGGAATTCCCCCATGTGTTCCTGGTCGGTCTGGAAGACGACCTGCTGCCCCACAAAAAATCGGTCGTTACCGATATTGAAGAAGAGCGACGCCTCTGTTATGTCGGCATCACCCGCGCCCAGCGTACTCTGACCCTGCTCCACGCCGCCAAACGCAAGAAATACGGCCAATTGCAGGTCCGGGTGCCGAGTCCCTTTCTCGAGGAGATTCCCAAGGAACTCCTCAACCGCATCGACAGCGACACTCCCCAACCCCTCGACCCCGATCAACAGGAGCAACGGGCAACCAGCTTTTTCGCCGGCATCCAGCAGATGCTGGCCGATTGA
- a CDS encoding acyl-CoA thioesterase — MEPFVHNRIVTINDTDMFGVVYYLNYLQWCAEARELFAFRYVEGFPEKHLISVVDMDTKYFAPARLKEEIAIQVHLDFTDRKTTHHMYFDLRRNSDGKQIATHWQTLLFTSLNGKILKLPEQAVELIERCRPKS; from the coding sequence ATGGAACCCTTCGTCCACAACAGGATCGTCACCATCAACGATACGGACATGTTCGGGGTCGTTTACTACCTGAATTATCTGCAATGGTGCGCCGAGGCCAGAGAGTTGTTTGCCTTCAGGTATGTCGAAGGGTTTCCGGAAAAGCACCTTATTTCCGTAGTCGATATGGACACGAAGTATTTCGCCCCGGCCAGGCTGAAGGAAGAGATAGCCATCCAGGTCCATCTCGATTTTACGGACCGGAAAACCACCCACCACATGTACTTCGATCTGCGCCGGAACTCGGACGGCAAGCAGATCGCCACCCACTGGCAGACCCTGCTGTTTACCTCCCTGAACGGTAAAATCCTGAAACTGCCTGAACAGGCCGTAGAACTTATCGAGCGTTGCCGTCCGAAAAGTTGA
- a CDS encoding M23 family metallopeptidase, whose amino-acid sequence MKHYALTILLLLIVVAAGGYFLLRDSQAPSLILTPDSGPISAKRPPILTLEDDGAGLKNVLVTITQGEKTVEILRSDFPRGTASQLLDLSLKDIKLNNSPLSIQVTATDQALLANSVSQSFSFDFDSRPPIVSVLSRAHNINQSGAGLVLYKVSENVERSGVQVGEHFFPGYLQDEGFYACLFAFPFNMAQADFLPRVIAVDAAGNERKAGFYYHTNPRPPKRDQINLSQGFLDSKMPEFQDLYPDADNMLDIFLRVNRELRVQNRAKLKELGSLTVTSPTWQGAFLRLPNAANRAGFNEVRSYMYGGNKVDQQTHLGHDLASLANSPVPAANSGKVVFADYLGIYGNCVIIDHGIGLQTLYSHLSTISVSTGDQVDKGTILGRTGATGMAGGDHLHYAVTIGGIPVNPLEWWDPNWIKHNFTDKWQAALAPPPAAY is encoded by the coding sequence TTGAAACATTATGCGCTTACTATTTTACTGCTTCTCATCGTCGTTGCCGCCGGCGGCTATTTTCTGCTTCGGGACAGTCAGGCACCCAGCCTGATTCTGACTCCCGACAGCGGCCCCATATCGGCTAAGCGCCCGCCGATCTTGACCCTGGAGGATGACGGGGCAGGCCTGAAAAACGTTTTGGTTACCATCACTCAGGGTGAAAAGACCGTTGAGATCCTGCGTTCCGACTTTCCCCGGGGCACCGCCAGCCAACTTCTTGACCTGAGCCTGAAAGACATCAAGCTCAACAACAGCCCGCTATCTATCCAGGTGACCGCTACCGATCAGGCTCTTCTTGCCAACAGCGTCAGCCAAAGCTTTAGCTTCGATTTCGATTCCCGACCGCCGATCGTATCGGTATTGAGCCGTGCTCACAATATCAACCAGAGCGGAGCCGGCCTGGTGCTGTACAAAGTCTCCGAAAATGTGGAACGTAGCGGTGTGCAGGTCGGCGAGCACTTTTTCCCAGGCTACCTGCAGGATGAAGGTTTTTACGCTTGCCTGTTCGCCTTCCCTTTCAACATGGCCCAGGCCGATTTTCTGCCACGGGTGATCGCCGTCGACGCAGCCGGCAACGAACGTAAAGCTGGGTTTTACTATCACACCAACCCCCGGCCGCCCAAGCGGGATCAAATCAACCTGAGTCAAGGTTTTCTCGACAGCAAGATGCCCGAGTTCCAGGACCTCTACCCCGATGCCGACAACATGCTCGACATCTTTTTGCGCGTCAATCGCGAGTTGCGGGTACAGAACCGAGCCAAGCTAAAAGAGCTGGGCAGTTTGACCGTCACCAGCCCCACCTGGCAAGGAGCCTTCCTGCGTCTGCCTAACGCCGCCAACCGAGCCGGGTTCAATGAGGTGCGCTCCTATATGTACGGCGGAAACAAGGTCGATCAGCAGACTCACCTCGGTCACGACCTCGCTTCCCTGGCCAATTCGCCGGTCCCGGCAGCCAACAGCGGCAAAGTGGTCTTCGCCGATTACCTCGGCATCTACGGTAATTGCGTCATTATCGACCACGGAATTGGCCTGCAGACCCTCTATTCTCACCTCAGTACCATCAGTGTGAGTACCGGCGACCAGGTTGATAAAGGCACCATCCTCGGCCGCACCGGTGCAACCGGCATGGCCGGCGGCGACCACCTGCATTACGCTGTGACCATCGGCGGCATCCCGGTCAATCCCCTGGAATGGTGGGACCCCAACTGGATCAAGCACAACTTCACCGATAAATGGCAAGCCGCCCTGGCTCCGCCACCGGCAGCTTATTGA
- a CDS encoding L-fuculose-phosphate aldolase: MLLQEQREAIVKFGQKMITSQLTTGAGGNLSIFDRASGRVAISPSGIEYFDLQPEDVVITDLDGQVIEGQYTPSSELGFHLALYRQRPDVNAVLHTHSVYATTIACLGWEIPAVHYLVGFSGHKVPLAPYATFGTPELAHNVATAIGDYNAVLLANHGLVAVGADLSRAFNTAEEIELVARIYYQTKSVGNPVILPGEEMDRVLDKFATYGQSPKDESNV; this comes from the coding sequence ATGCTACTGCAGGAACAACGGGAAGCCATCGTCAAGTTCGGTCAGAAAATGATCACCTCGCAGCTGACCACCGGGGCGGGCGGTAATTTGAGTATTTTCGATCGTGCCAGCGGTAGAGTCGCCATCAGCCCTAGCGGCATCGAGTATTTCGACCTGCAGCCGGAGGACGTGGTTATCACCGATCTCGACGGGCAGGTCATCGAGGGCCAATATACCCCCTCCAGCGAGCTCGGTTTTCACCTCGCCCTTTATCGTCAGCGCCCCGATGTGAACGCCGTTCTTCATACCCATTCGGTGTATGCCACTACCATCGCTTGTCTGGGCTGGGAAATTCCAGCGGTGCACTATCTGGTGGGTTTTTCCGGTCACAAGGTGCCCCTGGCTCCTTACGCCACCTTCGGCACCCCGGAGCTGGCTCACAATGTGGCGACCGCTATCGGCGATTACAATGCCGTGTTGCTGGCGAACCATGGGCTGGTGGCTGTCGGCGCCGATCTCAGCCGCGCTTTTAATACGGCCGAGGAGATCGAATTGGTGGCGCGGATTTACTATCAGACCAAGTCGGTGGGCAACCCGGTAATCTTGCCCGGGGAGGAAATGGATCGGGTGTTGGACAAGTTCGCTACCTACGGTCAGTCCCCCAAGGATGAGAGTAATGTTTGA
- a CDS encoding phage holin family protein: protein MKGLLVRWLMLTVAIMAAAYLLPGIQVSGVFSAFFAAAILGILNALLRPLLLLLTLPLNILTLGLFTFVINALMLMMVSGVISGFHIAGFWSAIFGSLVIGIVSWLLTSMINDQGKMEVITLQQKRGRWE, encoded by the coding sequence ATGAAAGGTCTTTTAGTGCGCTGGTTGATGTTGACGGTGGCCATCATGGCAGCCGCCTATCTGTTACCCGGCATCCAGGTCAGTGGCGTTTTTTCGGCCTTTTTTGCGGCCGCCATTCTCGGCATTCTCAACGCCCTGCTTCGGCCGCTACTGCTGTTGCTAACCCTGCCCCTCAACATTCTCACCCTCGGCCTGTTCACTTTCGTTATCAACGCCCTGATGTTGATGATGGTCTCCGGGGTCATCTCCGGCTTTCATATTGCCGGGTTCTGGTCGGCGATCTTCGGTTCACTGGTCATAGGCATCGTCAGCTGGCTGCTGACCTCCATGATCAACGATCAAGGAAAGATGGAGGTCATCACCCTTCAGCAAAAACGAGGGCGCTGGGAATAA
- a CDS encoding metal ABC transporter solute-binding protein, Zn/Mn family: MKFLTAKTLLLSITLLCSLAGAANAQTGTPMQVFTSVLPLKYFVERVGGQRVAVQVMVGPGRSPATYEPKPKQMTALSQAQLYYRIGVPFEKVWMKRVATLNPAMEIIDLRQGLELRSLEHHHHHHTEEDQHEIERKAPAKEEEKDPHLWTDPNLVKQMAERIRVTLTAVDPAGAEDYQAGADSFTRDLDNLDRTIRRQLMNLKKRSFLVFHPSWGYFAAAYDLQQVAVEASGKEPGPRALADIIQQAKDNHISVIFVQQQFSRTTAATIARAIDGRVVAIDPLAEDYLANMRRTAEAFARSLEISL; the protein is encoded by the coding sequence ATGAAGTTTTTAACCGCTAAAACACTCCTGTTGAGTATAACTCTGCTCTGCTCATTGGCTGGCGCAGCCAATGCTCAAACGGGCACTCCCATGCAGGTTTTCACCAGTGTCCTACCCTTGAAATACTTTGTCGAGAGGGTCGGCGGCCAGCGAGTTGCCGTGCAGGTCATGGTCGGCCCCGGCCGCAGCCCGGCCACTTACGAACCGAAGCCGAAACAGATGACGGCCCTTTCCCAAGCTCAGCTCTACTATCGCATCGGTGTACCCTTTGAGAAGGTTTGGATGAAACGGGTGGCCACCCTCAATCCGGCCATGGAAATTATCGATCTGCGCCAGGGACTGGAGCTGCGGTCGCTAGAACACCACCATCATCACCACACCGAAGAAGATCAACACGAAATAGAGCGAAAAGCCCCGGCGAAAGAGGAGGAGAAGGATCCTCACCTCTGGACCGATCCGAACCTGGTCAAACAAATGGCCGAGCGCATTCGGGTGACCCTGACCGCCGTCGATCCGGCCGGCGCTGAAGATTACCAGGCCGGTGCCGATTCTTTTACCCGCGATCTTGACAATCTCGACCGTACCATTCGCCGGCAACTGATGAATCTGAAGAAACGAAGCTTTTTGGTTTTTCATCCATCCTGGGGTTATTTCGCCGCAGCCTATGATCTGCAGCAGGTCGCCGTCGAAGCCTCGGGCAAGGAACCCGGCCCCCGCGCCTTGGCCGACATCATCCAGCAGGCTAAAGACAACCATATTTCCGTAATATTCGTGCAACAGCAGTTCAGCCGCACTACTGCCGCGACCATCGCCCGGGCTATCGACGGCCGCGTCGTGGCTATCGATCCCCTGGCCGAGGATTACCTTGCCAACATGCGGCGAACGGCCGAAGCCTTCGCCCGCTCTCTGGAAATTTCTCTATGA
- a CDS encoding TIGR01212 family radical SAM protein (This family includes YhcC from E. coli K-12, an uncharacterized radical SAM protein.), with amino-acid sequence MNNKPYNLFSSHLKQCFGGRVHKISVDAGFSCPNRGATRDQPGCLFCDPSGSGSAGIEPALSVAEQIQAGKEVMVRKYKAEHFLAYFQPFSNTFAPVDRLRSLYDEALGVEGVVGLAVGTRPDCLPPEVLDLLAEYHRRSYFWLELGLQSIHDQTLNRLRRGHDYDTFVKTYHQAKRRGLRVCVHLILGLPGENREQILASAEEMARLGVDGIKLHLLHVLEGTGLGDLYRQGEMEILSQEDYVSLVVDMVERLSPQTLIHRLTGDGPRDRLLAPLWSLNKWQVLNAIDAEFKHRGTKQGSRFDG; translated from the coding sequence ATGAATAACAAACCCTACAATCTCTTTTCCAGCCACCTGAAACAATGCTTCGGCGGGCGCGTGCATAAAATCTCGGTCGATGCGGGTTTTTCCTGCCCCAATCGCGGCGCTACCCGCGACCAGCCCGGTTGCCTGTTCTGCGATCCCTCCGGTTCCGGATCGGCAGGGATCGAACCAGCCCTTTCGGTGGCCGAACAAATCCAGGCGGGCAAAGAAGTCATGGTCCGCAAATATAAAGCTGAGCACTTTCTGGCTTACTTTCAACCCTTTTCCAACACCTTTGCCCCCGTCGACCGGTTACGCAGTCTCTACGATGAAGCTCTGGGCGTCGAAGGAGTGGTCGGCCTGGCAGTCGGTACCCGGCCCGATTGTTTGCCACCCGAAGTTCTTGACCTGCTTGCCGAATACCACCGGCGCAGCTATTTTTGGTTGGAGTTGGGACTGCAGAGCATTCATGACCAGACCCTGAATCGCTTGAGACGGGGACACGACTATGACACTTTCGTTAAGACTTACCACCAGGCGAAGCGAAGAGGACTGCGCGTTTGCGTTCATCTTATCCTGGGTCTGCCCGGTGAAAATCGGGAGCAGATTTTGGCCAGCGCCGAGGAGATGGCGCGACTGGGCGTCGACGGCATCAAACTGCATCTGCTGCACGTACTGGAAGGAACAGGACTGGGCGATCTCTATCGGCAGGGAGAAATGGAGATCTTATCGCAGGAAGACTATGTGTCTCTGGTAGTCGATATGGTGGAACGGCTTTCACCCCAAACCCTTATTCACCGTTTGACTGGCGACGGACCCCGTGACCGATTGCTGGCTCCCCTTTGGTCTCTGAACAAGTGGCAGGTCCTCAACGCCATCGATGCCGAATTCAAACACCGGGGCACGAAGCAGGGCAGCCGCTTTGACGGCTGA